The DNA segment GGCCGTGGAAGTGTTCTTTAGTATCCTACGAGATGCGCTTTTTTGCAACCAGGGGGCAATCCCGGCGTTACGCGCCCGTCTCTTCCGCGAGGCGCAGCATTTCCTGGACGGCGTCACGGAGTTCTTCCAGGATGGGGTGGCCCCACCCGTCCCCGAGCGCGCCGGGCAGTTCACGGTAATACCACAGCGAGCCGTCGCGCTTGCCCGCAAAGCGTTCCCAAACCGCCGCGCCGGTCTTGCGCAGGTCGGCATTGATGGCCCGCGCGTTGTGCAGCTTGTCTGCCGCTGAAATGAGTTTCACTTCGGGCGGCGCCTCGCGCACATGGGCCAAGTAACGTTCCTTGCGTGGCCGCCACGCCGGTTTGGGCTCTTCCGCGGTGTCGCTGCACGCCCACACGTACTCCGCGACGCGGTCGCCGAATTCTTGCCGCACACGCTCGAGCGTGTCGCGCCCGCCCGCATCCTCGACCGCGTCGTGGAGCAATGCGGCGATGAACTGGTCCTCGTCGCCGCCGTGTTCGCCTACGAGCGCGGCCACGGCAAGCAGGTGCGTGATGTACGGGACGTTATTGCCCTTGCGCCGCTGTGACCGGTGCAGTTCAAACATGAGCTGGAGCGCCGCGCCGGCGCGGTCGGAGAATTCCATAAGTTACGGTTTTCCGCGTTTGTCGAGCAGCGCGATCAGGTCCGCCGGATGGTCCGTCTGGATGCCGTCCGTGCGCCATGACAACGCCTCTTCCCAGCAGGACGGGTAGCTTTCGTCCACGATGACGATTGCGCCCGCCGCATGGCACTTCTCGACGAAACTCTCTGAAAAGAAGCGCCACACGGACGCCACGACGCGCGGCTTGTATTGCTGCAGGATCATGGGCAGCAGCTGTTCCGGCCCGGGGTCCGGCATGGGCAGGCACTCCGGGCACAATTCCTGTAGCTGCTTCAGTTGCGCGCCGCCGATGTACCAGATCACGTGTTTTTCCATGCCATACTTACGGATAAGCGCGAGCGCCTGCGCGACGTCGGCGTGCTTCATGTCGAGATAGATGCCGATCTTCCCCTGGCACAACGCCAGAATCTCCTCGAACACCGGGATGCGCGCGCCCGCCCACTCCGGGCCGACCCGCGCGCCCAAGTCGAGCGCGCGCAGTTCGGCCAGCGTCATCTCGGCCACGCGCCCGGTCGCGCCCGCGGCATAATCCTCGACGGAATCATTGTGGATGCTGACCAGTTCGCCGTCCCGAGTCGTGCGCAGGTCGATTTCGACGAAGTCGGCGCCCAACTCAATGGCCCGCTGATACGCGGGCAAGGTATTCTCCGGGATGCCCTCGTGCGCGCCGCGATGCGCCACGACATAGACCCCGCCGTGCTTCGGCGGCGGCAACGGACTCTCGGGCGGCTGGGCGAGCGCCGAAACGGCGGACAGCACCAACACACAGCCGGTCATTGTGCTTCGTAAGGCATTCAAGAGGGCAACTCCTTGCGAAAACAGGGCTCGTTCGCAGGTCACGCCTGGCATTTCGGTGCTTATCTTAGACTCCGAACCGGAGTAATGCAAAGCGGTCCGTCGTGGTGCTCACTTCTCTCATCTGGCCGTCTCTGCCTGGGTTAGAAGTTATCCCCAGAATTGATTCATGCCTCTCTCAGGCACGACGCGTGTCTTTCCCCTGCAAAAGTCAGGCAGAGCCGGCCTGAATACACTCTCACGCGCGACCTCCTGCACGAGTGCCCGGTTAGCGAGGGCGTGAGCGCAGGTATCTCCGCTGCATAGCAGTACACGGTTGCGGAAGTGTCGCGAGATTTTCTCGGCACCGAAATCCGTATGACGGCGGCACGGCACGGGAATCAGCGTTGCCTCTTCCCAAAACGTCCGTTCGGGAGGCAACACCAGGACAGCGGCCTCGGAAGAACCAAGTGCGGGAAGTCCGGCCGTAATCACTAACGCGATCTTGTGCCGTCTGCCCGGCCCTGTGACATCACGTCTCCCCAAACTCCAGCAAGAGCCGGTTTCCCAAGCCGCACCGCCGGCGTCTACTCCGCGGGTGTATGCCGGCAGGCTCATGCCGGCATCTCGAAAACCGCGACGGATTGCGGTATTCTTCCTCTCCCAAACCAATCGGAGGGTGTAACATGGCCAGCGTATTCGGTATTGGCTTGTTTATTCTCGGGAATGCCGCAGGCGCTGCGGCCCCGGTGAGCGTGGGGAACCTCACGTGCGAGTATTTGATTAACCCGCTCGGCATCGATGCGGCGCAGCCGCGCCTGGCGTGGATGCTCGAGTCGGCATTGCGCGGACAGAAGCAGACGGCGTATCAGGCGCTCGTCGCATCGTCGCCGGAACTGCTGGCGCAGGACCAGGGCGACCTGTGGGACACGGGCAGAGTCGAATCGGATCAGTCGATTCAGGTGGTGTATGCGGGCAGGCCGCTCGGTTCGCATCAGGCGTGCTGGTGGAAGGTGCGCGTGTGGGACAAGGACGGCGCGGAATCGCCGTGGAGCGCGCCGGCCCGCTGGACCATGGGCATCCTGGACGAGGCGGAGTGGGGCGCGCAGTGGGTCGGCATCGAGAAGGAAGACGAGTCGAAGGTGGAGCCGGAGGCGCGACGGCTGGCGGCGCGTCATTTGCGCAGGGAATTCACGGTCGGGAAGCCGGTGGCGCGCGCAACAGCCTACATTTCGGGACTTGGGATTTCGGAATTGTACGTGAACGGGGCGAAGATCAGCGACCATGTGCTGTCGCCGGGCTGCACCGAATACAACAAGCGTGTTTTCTACGTGACGCACGACGTAACAGCGCAGCTGCGCGACGGCGCGAACGCGCTGGGCGTGTGGCTGGGCAACGGCCATTTCTGGGCGCAGCGCACGAAGGAGCCGACGACGATGCGCACGTTCGGCTTCCCAAAGCTGCTGCTGCACCTGCGCATCGAATACGCGGACAACACGGTCGAGCAGGTCGTGAGCGACACGTCATGGCGCGTAACGACCGATGGGCCGATCCGCGCAAACAACCAATACGATGGCGAGGAATATGACGCGCGCATGGAATTGGCGGGCTGGGCCGAGCCCGGTTTCGACGATTCCAGGTGGGACAGGGCCGAGGAGGTGTCCGCGCCGGGCGGTGTCGTCGTCGCGCAGATGATCGAGCCGAACCGGGTGGTCGAGACCATCAAGCCGGTGACTATGCGCAGTACGGAACCGGGCGTCTACATCTACGACATGGGCCAGAACATGGTGGGCTGGTGCCGCTTGAACGTTTCTGGCCCGCGCGGCGCGCAGGTGTCGCTGCGCCATGCCGAGACGATCAATCCGGACGGCACGTTGTACATGGCAAACATCCGCGGTGCAAAGGTGACCGACCTATACACCTTGAAGGGGGAAGGCGTCGAAACCTACGAGCCGCGCTTCGTGTATCACGGCTTCCGCTATGTCGAATTGACCGGCTTCCCCGGCGAACCTGCGCTCGATGCGCTGGAGGGCTGCGTGGTGCATGACGACATGCCGCGCGCGGGCGCGTTCACCTGTTCGAACGAGGTGCTCAACGACATCTACCACAACATTTACTGGGGCACACGCGGCAATTATCATTCGATGCCGACGGACTGCCCCCAGCGTGACGAACGCCAAGGCTGGCTCGGTGACCGCTCGGAGGAATCGCGCGGCGAAAGCTACCTCTTCGACATCTCGGCGCTCTACGCGAAATGGGTGTGCGACATGCACGACGCGCAGAACGAAAAGGGCAGCGTCTCGGACGTGTGCCCCGCGTACTGGCCGCTCTACAACGACAACGTGACCTGGCCGAGCAGCTTTATCATCATCCCGAACATGCTCTTTCAGATGTACGCCGACACGCGCGCGATTGAGGCGCGCTACGACGGCATGAAGAAGTGGATCGAGTGGATGAGCCACTACATCGACGCGGACGGGATTCTGCCGCGCGACAACTACGGCGACTGGTGCGTGCCGCCCGAGGAGCAGCACCTGATCCACTCAAATGACCCCGCGCGCAAAACGCCAGGCGAGTTCCTGGGCACGTCGTATTTCTATTGGGACCTGACGCTCATGGCCAAGTACGCGACGATGCTCGGCAAGACGGAGGACGCCGCACGGTTTACGGAGCAGGCCGAGGCCATTAAGGCCGCGTTCAACAAGAAGTTCTTCAATCCGGAGACGGCGCAGTACGCGAACGGGGCGCAAA comes from the Candidatus Hydrogenedentota bacterium genome and includes:
- a CDS encoding glycoside hydrolase family 78 protein produces the protein MASVFGIGLFILGNAAGAAAPVSVGNLTCEYLINPLGIDAAQPRLAWMLESALRGQKQTAYQALVASSPELLAQDQGDLWDTGRVESDQSIQVVYAGRPLGSHQACWWKVRVWDKDGAESPWSAPARWTMGILDEAEWGAQWVGIEKEDESKVEPEARRLAARHLRREFTVGKPVARATAYISGLGISELYVNGAKISDHVLSPGCTEYNKRVFYVTHDVTAQLRDGANALGVWLGNGHFWAQRTKEPTTMRTFGFPKLLLHLRIEYADNTVEQVVSDTSWRVTTDGPIRANNQYDGEEYDARMELAGWAEPGFDDSRWDRAEEVSAPGGVVVAQMIEPNRVVETIKPVTMRSTEPGVYIYDMGQNMVGWCRLNVSGPRGAQVSLRHAETINPDGTLYMANIRGAKVTDLYTLKGEGVETYEPRFVYHGFRYVELTGFPGEPALDALEGCVVHDDMPRAGAFTCSNEVLNDIYHNIYWGTRGNYHSMPTDCPQRDERQGWLGDRSEESRGESYLFDISALYAKWVCDMHDAQNEKGSVSDVCPAYWPLYNDNVTWPSSFIIIPNMLFQMYADTRAIEARYDGMKKWIEWMSHYIDADGILPRDNYGDWCVPPEEQHLIHSNDPARKTPGEFLGTSYFYWDLTLMAKYATMLGKTEDAARFTEQAEAIKAAFNKKFFNPETAQYANGAQTTCVLPLAFGLVPEGHEDKVFQRLVDKIENETKGHIGTGLIGGQWLSRVLSDHGRPDLVYTMATQTDYPSWGYMVSKGATTIWELWNGDTADPAMNSHNHVMLVGDLNIWFHEYLAGIRPDQPGFKHLSMKPVPAGDLTHVQASRLTPYGTVFSEWNVEGEAFSWKFTVPENTSATVHVPAKDAGAVTEGGKPASEAEGVQFLRMNDNSAVYEVQAGRYEFVSPAFVRPGGKP
- a CDS encoding HD domain-containing protein, which codes for MEFSDRAGAALQLMFELHRSQRRKGNNVPYITHLLAVAALVGEHGGDEDQFIAALLHDAVEDAGGRDTLERVRQEFGDRVAEYVWACSDTAEEPKPAWRPRKERYLAHVREAPPEVKLISAADKLHNARAINADLRKTGAAVWERFAGKRDGSLWYYRELPGALGDGWGHPILEELRDAVQEMLRLAEETGA
- a CDS encoding glycerophosphodiester phosphodiesterase family protein — translated: MNALRSTMTGCVLVLSAVSALAQPPESPLPPPKHGGVYVVAHRGAHEGIPENTLPAYQRAIELGADFVEIDLRTTRDGELVSIHNDSVEDYAAGATGRVAEMTLAELRALDLGARVGPEWAGARIPVFEEILALCQGKIGIYLDMKHADVAQALALIRKYGMEKHVIWYIGGAQLKQLQELCPECLPMPDPGPEQLLPMILQQYKPRVVASVWRFFSESFVEKCHAAGAIVIVDESYPSCWEEALSWRTDGIQTDHPADLIALLDKRGKP